A DNA window from Longimicrobiales bacterium contains the following coding sequences:
- a CDS encoding response regulator encodes MAGKSALLVEDDTATRALIARQLRRSGLDVLALESGERVLREAADRYTSFDVVILDIHLPGMSGLELASLIQARRPEQPIIVITGDPDPRLAREALARGPVSYLLKPFELTELTTAVERSQVGRSGAEQTAGSGGAKGWLDLVEQSYMGSAHARRVGRVALALAEALPGISSRLDVSDLLVAAWSHELGRHGADADPVTVAVEGARMLSDLGSSARVVSAVRSLAERHDGTGGPAALAGDDIPLISQLVALADALEHYAAAALSGAASPTEAVDRGLSLIRAQRGTVFRPEIVDTACRQRARLITICADSAVGDGDATRIPAFT; translated from the coding sequence ATGGCCGGTAAGAGTGCGTTGCTGGTAGAGGACGACACCGCGACGCGTGCGTTGATTGCGCGTCAGCTCCGGCGGTCCGGACTCGATGTCCTCGCCCTGGAATCGGGAGAGCGGGTCCTGCGTGAAGCCGCAGACCGCTACACCTCCTTCGATGTAGTCATCCTCGACATACACCTGCCCGGCATGTCCGGCCTGGAGCTGGCGAGCCTGATCCAGGCGCGGCGCCCCGAACAGCCGATCATCGTGATCACGGGCGATCCGGATCCGCGGCTGGCACGCGAGGCGCTGGCGCGCGGCCCCGTGAGCTACCTGCTGAAGCCGTTCGAGCTGACGGAGCTGACGACGGCCGTGGAGCGGTCGCAGGTCGGTCGCAGCGGTGCGGAGCAGACCGCCGGCTCCGGAGGTGCGAAAGGATGGCTGGATCTGGTCGAACAGTCCTACATGGGCTCGGCGCACGCACGTCGCGTCGGCCGCGTGGCGCTGGCTCTGGCGGAGGCGCTGCCCGGCATCTCCAGTCGCCTCGACGTCAGTGATCTGCTTGTGGCGGCGTGGTCGCACGAGCTCGGACGCCACGGTGCGGATGCCGATCCCGTGACGGTGGCGGTCGAGGGTGCCAGAATGCTGAGTGATCTCGGGTCATCGGCGCGGGTCGTGAGTGCGGTACGCTCCCTGGCCGAACGTCACGACGGCACCGGCGGACCGGCCGCACTCGCGGGGGATGACATCCCGCTGATCTCGCAGCTGGTCGCGCTAGCGGACGCGCTGGAGCATTACGCGGCGGCAGCGCTCAGCGGGGCGGCCAGCCCGACGGAAGCGGTGGATCGGGGCCTGAGTCTGATCAGGGCACAGCGAGGCACGGTGTTCCGGCCGGAGATCGTCGATACGGCGTGCCGTCAGCGCGCGCGGCTCATCACGATCTGTGCTGACTCGGCCGTGGGCGACGGAGACGCTACGCGGATACCGGCCTTCACGTGA
- a CDS encoding M23 family metallopeptidase, with product MPNPYKIISLGLIAAFSLGAVTLMPPRVDEPDAARAPTLGALYAAPVERAETHVLRPGQTLSTVLTQARITGQEMADLLLGLREHMDPRRLPAGSEVTVRRWSRDDQPRAVDVRLDADRTVRLMKADMGWDGRIIITPIRIDTVYGGGTIAAGRTTLYETVVFDPESKVRPSDRPQLVVELAGIYEYKLDFTREIQVGDSYRVAYERESRPDGTSRSIRILAAEIVSRGQSYPAIWFDENAESAGYYDNEARPLRNGFSKYPVDFARVTSAYNPRRYHPVLGVYRAHQGTDFGGGTGTPVKVTANGTVTFAGTNGGYGRMIEVRHINGYTTRYAHLSRFASGVRVGARVTQKDVIGYIGATGLATAPHLHYELRKNGRAVNAMREKLPEAPRLPGTLREQFMALAPQRSSLLERVSAPAGKLAETDAAGAGTVRAVDET from the coding sequence ATGCCGAACCCGTACAAGATCATCTCGCTGGGGCTCATTGCTGCGTTCAGTCTGGGCGCGGTGACGCTGATGCCCCCACGCGTGGACGAGCCTGACGCTGCGCGTGCGCCCACACTGGGCGCGCTCTACGCGGCGCCGGTGGAGCGTGCCGAGACGCACGTGCTGCGGCCGGGACAGACGTTGTCCACGGTCCTTACCCAGGCCCGCATCACGGGCCAGGAGATGGCGGACCTCCTGCTCGGTCTGCGCGAGCACATGGACCCGCGCAGACTGCCGGCGGGTTCTGAGGTAACGGTCCGGCGCTGGTCGCGCGACGATCAGCCGCGGGCCGTAGATGTGCGCCTCGATGCGGATCGCACGGTCCGTCTGATGAAGGCGGACATGGGCTGGGACGGCCGCATCATCATCACGCCGATCCGCATCGACACCGTGTACGGCGGCGGCACGATCGCGGCCGGCCGCACGACGTTGTATGAGACGGTGGTGTTCGATCCCGAGTCGAAGGTGCGGCCTTCCGACCGACCGCAGCTGGTCGTCGAGCTGGCCGGGATCTACGAGTACAAGCTGGACTTCACGCGCGAGATCCAGGTCGGCGATTCCTACCGTGTCGCGTATGAGCGGGAGAGCCGGCCCGACGGCACGTCACGCAGCATTCGGATTCTCGCGGCGGAGATCGTGTCCCGCGGACAGTCGTACCCGGCCATCTGGTTCGACGAGAACGCCGAGTCAGCGGGGTACTACGACAACGAGGCGCGCCCGTTGCGCAACGGGTTCAGCAAGTACCCGGTGGACTTTGCGCGTGTCACGTCGGCGTACAATCCGCGACGCTACCATCCGGTGCTGGGCGTCTATCGTGCGCACCAGGGCACCGACTTCGGTGGCGGCACGGGCACTCCGGTCAAGGTGACGGCGAACGGTACCGTGACGTTCGCGGGAACGAACGGCGGCTACGGCCGCATGATCGAGGTGCGTCACATCAACGGTTACACCACGCGGTATGCTCACCTGAGCCGATTCGCGTCGGGTGTCCGTGTGGGTGCGCGGGTTACGCAGAAGGACGTGATCGGATACATCGGTGCGACGGGGCTCGCCACGGCCCCGCATCTGCACTACGAGCTGCGCAAGAACGGACGGGCCGTCAACGCGATGAGGGAGAAGCTTCCGGAAGCGCCGCGGCTGCCCGGTACGCTACGTGAGCAGTTCATGGCCCTGGCGCCGCAGCGCTCGTCCCTCCTCGAGCGTGTATCAGCGCCTGCCGGCAAACTCGCCGAGACGGACGCCGCCGGAGCGGGGACGGTCCGCGCGGTGGACGAGACGTGA
- the recG gene encoding ATP-dependent DNA helicase RecG, translating into MAFTPLDQSAQFLKAVGPRRAEALARLGVHTARDLLFHVPRRYEDASTVTRIGNVQIGDDVSVIGEVAAKGVLPTRSGLRVFQLVLRDQSGSIECSFPGQPFLDRTFRRGDIVLVTGTVRFFHGKQIQPREYVVLGNAEDGVEAAGKVLPIYAATEGLSQKVLRSIIDQNIDRLLPLLHTEDAVPRALTEAASLPTLMQALAALHRPETVRDAERGRRRLAFDELLFLQLLHASARRHNAAQRKGTAFARTDELIAPLYRALPFELTGAQTRAVAEIFGDMSSPQRMNRMLQGDVGSGKTVVALFGMLLALESGFQAALMAPTEILAEQHARTIGRLLEPLGIGVTLLTGRLPATEKRAAHEAIASGDARIVIGTHALIQEAVRFHRLGLAVTDEQHRFGVKQRLALAEHGADVDVLVMSATPIPRSLALTLYGDLDLSVLDELPPGRQKIRTAVRAGGARERVYDFVRDEVGKGRQVYIVYPLVEESEKLELRAASAEYERLAAEVFPQLRLGLLHGQMQGEQKDSVMRSFAAGEIDVLVATTVIEVGIDVANATVMVIEHAERFGLSQLHQLRGRVGRGAEQSYCILIADEAADRLQVMARTEDGFEISRADLALRGMGDFFGARQHGLPDFRFFDPLRDDDLMFRARDAADAIIAADPGLTQPDHAGLRTVLSRRFAERAALYGVG; encoded by the coding sequence ATGGCGTTCACGCCGCTCGACCAGTCCGCGCAGTTCCTCAAGGCCGTAGGCCCGCGCCGGGCGGAGGCTCTGGCCCGTCTCGGCGTTCACACCGCGCGCGACCTCCTGTTCCACGTGCCGCGCCGCTACGAGGACGCCAGCACGGTCACCCGCATCGGCAACGTGCAGATCGGCGATGACGTGAGCGTCATCGGCGAGGTGGCGGCGAAGGGCGTGCTTCCCACGCGCTCCGGACTGCGCGTTTTCCAGCTCGTGCTGCGCGATCAGAGCGGTTCCATCGAATGCTCCTTCCCGGGGCAGCCGTTCCTCGATCGCACGTTCCGCCGTGGCGACATCGTCCTCGTGACCGGGACGGTCCGGTTCTTTCACGGCAAGCAGATTCAGCCGCGCGAGTACGTTGTGCTCGGCAACGCGGAGGACGGCGTCGAGGCGGCCGGCAAGGTGCTGCCGATCTATGCGGCCACCGAGGGGCTGTCGCAGAAGGTCCTGCGCTCGATCATCGACCAGAACATCGACCGTCTGCTGCCGCTGCTGCACACGGAGGATGCGGTGCCACGCGCGCTGACGGAGGCTGCGTCGCTGCCGACCCTCATGCAGGCGCTCGCCGCGCTGCACCGTCCCGAGACGGTGCGCGATGCCGAGCGCGGTCGCCGCCGCCTCGCGTTCGACGAGCTGCTCTTTCTCCAGCTGCTTCACGCCAGTGCCCGCCGTCACAACGCGGCGCAACGGAAGGGCACGGCGTTCGCGCGCACCGACGAGCTGATCGCTCCGCTGTACCGCGCTCTGCCGTTCGAGCTGACGGGTGCGCAGACGCGCGCCGTTGCAGAGATCTTCGGCGACATGTCGTCGCCCCAGCGGATGAACCGCATGCTTCAGGGCGACGTCGGCTCCGGCAAGACGGTCGTGGCGCTCTTCGGGATGCTGCTCGCGCTCGAGAGCGGCTTCCAGGCGGCACTCATGGCGCCGACCGAGATTCTCGCCGAACAGCACGCGCGCACGATCGGGCGGCTGCTCGAGCCGCTCGGCATCGGCGTCACCCTGCTCACGGGACGGCTGCCGGCGACGGAGAAGCGGGCGGCGCACGAGGCCATCGCGTCGGGCGACGCACGCATCGTCATTGGCACACACGCACTGATCCAGGAGGCGGTGCGGTTCCACAGGCTCGGTCTGGCGGTGACCGATGAGCAGCATCGCTTCGGCGTGAAGCAGCGGCTCGCGCTCGCGGAGCACGGCGCCGACGTCGACGTACTGGTGATGTCCGCCACGCCGATTCCGCGCTCGCTCGCACTCACGCTCTACGGTGACCTCGATCTATCCGTGCTCGATGAGCTGCCGCCCGGGCGGCAGAAGATCCGGACGGCCGTGCGGGCCGGCGGCGCGCGCGAGCGGGTCTACGATTTCGTGCGCGATGAAGTGGGGAAGGGGCGGCAGGTATACATAGTCTACCCGCTCGTCGAGGAATCGGAGAAGCTGGAGCTCCGGGCGGCCTCCGCGGAGTACGAGCGACTGGCGGCCGAGGTATTCCCGCAGCTCCGACTGGGACTGCTGCACGGTCAGATGCAGGGGGAGCAGAAGGACTCGGTGATGCGCTCGTTCGCTGCGGGCGAGATCGACGTGCTGGTGGCCACGACCGTCATCGAGGTCGGAATCGATGTCGCGAATGCGACGGTGATGGTGATCGAGCACGCCGAGCGCTTCGGCCTGTCGCAGCTCCACCAGCTGCGCGGTCGCGTGGGTCGCGGCGCCGAGCAGAGCTACTGCATCCTGATCGCCGATGAGGCGGCCGACAGGCTGCAGGTGATGGCCCGCACGGAGGACGGCTTCGAGATCTCCAGGGCGGACCTCGCCTTGCGCGGCATGGGTGATTTCTTCGGAGCGCGCCAGCACGGGCTGCCGGATTTCAGATTCTTCGATCCGCTGCGCGATGATGATCTCATGTTCCGCGCACGAGACGCCGCCGATGCGATCATCGCCGCGGACCCGGGCCTCACGCAGCCGGATCACGCGGGCCTGCGGACCGTCCTGAGCCGCCGATTTGCCGAGCGCGCCGCGCTGTACGGCGTCGGCTGA
- the ftsY gene encoding signal recognition particle-docking protein FtsY: MRLAKRAGEKPTLWKKIRDIALTDVGVLVRGLDEGSLEKIEETLLGADFGVPATMRLVDVVESLSRSGKIKTEQQFLETVEREIRTILSEGRADTALKHAAEPPTVYLMVGVNGVGKTTTIGKLAHRLKKDGKRVLLAAGDTFRAGAIDQLRVWADRVGVDFVGAQPGADPASVAFDAIDAAFARRADVVIIDTAGRLHTQEDLMTELAKIGRVVDRRLPGAPHETLLVLDATVGQNAVAQARTFGRALPLTGLVLAKLDSTARGGIVVALKQEFDLPVKLVGTGEAIDALTTFDADQFAKDVLET, from the coding sequence GTGAGACTGGCGAAGCGGGCGGGCGAGAAGCCGACGCTGTGGAAGAAGATCAGGGACATCGCGCTGACGGACGTCGGCGTGCTCGTGCGGGGTCTCGATGAGGGCTCGCTGGAGAAGATCGAGGAAACTTTGCTCGGGGCCGACTTCGGTGTGCCGGCGACCATGCGCCTGGTGGACGTGGTCGAGTCGCTGTCGCGCAGCGGCAAAATAAAGACGGAGCAGCAGTTTCTGGAAACGGTCGAGCGCGAGATCAGGACCATCCTGTCGGAGGGCAGGGCGGACACTGCGCTGAAGCACGCCGCAGAGCCGCCCACCGTGTATCTGATGGTGGGCGTGAACGGCGTCGGCAAGACGACGACGATCGGCAAGCTCGCCCACCGACTGAAGAAGGATGGGAAGCGCGTTCTGCTCGCGGCGGGCGATACGTTCCGCGCGGGCGCGATCGATCAGCTCCGGGTCTGGGCGGATCGTGTCGGCGTCGACTTCGTCGGCGCACAGCCGGGCGCTGATCCGGCATCGGTGGCGTTCGATGCGATCGATGCCGCCTTCGCGCGCCGGGCGGACGTGGTGATCATCGACACGGCCGGGCGCCTGCACACGCAGGAGGATCTGATGACGGAGCTGGCGAAGATCGGCCGCGTCGTCGACCGGCGCCTGCCCGGCGCACCGCACGAGACGCTGCTGGTGCTGGACGCGACGGTCGGTCAGAACGCGGTCGCCCAGGCACGTACGTTCGGTCGTGCGCTGCCGCTCACGGGCCTGGTGCTCGCCAAGCTCGACAGCACCGCGCGCGGCGGCATCGTGGTCGCGCTGAAGCAGGAATTCGATCTGCCGGTCAAGCTCGTCGGCACCGGTGAGGCCATCGACGCGCTGACGACATTCGACGCGGATCAGTTCGCGAAGGACGTTCTCGAAACCTGA
- a CDS encoding FtsQ-type POTRA domain-containing protein, which translates to MRTALVRGAAVLGCATVLVTAAAFTPIALRGIDGFRVQRVEVSGLRYLTAVAAVDAAGIDTSANVFDDPTPWLEQLRMHPLVADVRLRRRLPGTIVLEIEEAVPVAFARTPELRAIGAHGRILPLDPAGEGLNLPVLSVRTRVSAFGRAVDPATLATLQFLMLTRRAEPGLLDWISEIGMEGDAVRLVLRSAADAEVLVPVEPAPDRLRELAATIAELGTPRVVQPAEGAAVRAAEAELNRVKKIDVRFHDQVVVSLRKGKS; encoded by the coding sequence ATGAGGACTGCACTGGTGCGCGGCGCGGCAGTGCTCGGTTGTGCGACGGTGCTCGTCACTGCGGCGGCGTTCACACCAATCGCACTGCGCGGCATTGACGGATTCCGCGTTCAGCGCGTCGAGGTGAGTGGCCTGCGCTACCTGACGGCAGTCGCCGCGGTCGACGCGGCTGGAATCGACACCTCTGCCAACGTGTTCGACGATCCGACACCGTGGCTCGAGCAGCTGCGCATGCACCCGCTCGTCGCTGATGTCCGGCTCCGTCGCCGCCTGCCCGGCACGATAGTGCTGGAGATCGAGGAGGCCGTGCCCGTCGCATTTGCACGCACTCCCGAGCTGCGCGCCATTGGTGCACATGGCCGGATCCTGCCGCTCGATCCCGCCGGTGAAGGACTGAATCTGCCGGTGCTGAGCGTGCGCACGCGCGTCTCCGCTTTCGGCCGCGCCGTCGATCCCGCCACGCTCGCGACGCTGCAGTTCCTGATGCTCACGAGGCGCGCCGAGCCGGGCCTGCTCGACTGGATCTCGGAGATCGGAATGGAGGGCGACGCTGTGCGTCTGGTTCTGCGCAGCGCAGCGGATGCCGAGGTGCTCGTGCCGGTCGAGCCAGCGCCTGACCGGCTCCGTGAGCTGGCCGCTACGATCGCCGAGCTCGGTACACCGCGTGTCGTGCAGCCGGCCGAAGGTGCAGCGGTCCGTGCCGCCGAGGCGGAGCTGAATCGCGTGAAGAAAATCGACGTGCGGTTCCACGACCAGGTCGTGGTGTCATTGCGTAAGGGAAAGAGCTGA
- the ftsZ gene encoding cell division protein FtsZ, which yields MMIFEFEEGAAQNARMKVIGVGGGGNNAVNRMIAEDLDGVEFISVNTDAQALKLAQSQLKIQIGKKLTRGLGAGARPEIGRQAIEESREDIAKILEGADLVFVTAGMGGGTGTGAAPVIAEIAREMGALTIGIVTKPFLFEGRKRMQQAEMGLAELKRSADTVIVVPNERLLSVVGKGTSFRDALKKADEVLLHATQGISDLIHVTGEINVDFADVRTVMQSRGPAIMGTGYGCGENRAMEAAQEAISSPLLDNVTIQGAMGVLINITGGMDLAIDEVTTISSIIKEAAGDDAEIIFGAVHDPTLENGVRVTVIATGLEKQEAPPRDNVIRPHFGMRTSQAPAAGAAPALAGVGAGQDAGYGARQHAGAATMAAPRTADYAEALPFARPPQSPIGRQQLTDLDIPTFIRRQMD from the coding sequence ATGATGATATTCGAATTCGAAGAGGGCGCGGCACAGAACGCACGGATGAAGGTGATCGGTGTGGGTGGCGGCGGTAACAACGCCGTGAACCGCATGATCGCCGAGGATCTCGACGGCGTCGAGTTCATCAGCGTCAACACGGATGCGCAGGCGCTCAAGCTGGCGCAGTCGCAGTTGAAGATCCAGATCGGCAAGAAGCTGACGCGCGGGCTCGGTGCCGGGGCACGCCCGGAGATCGGGCGGCAGGCGATCGAGGAGAGCCGCGAGGACATCGCGAAGATCCTCGAGGGTGCGGATCTCGTCTTCGTGACCGCGGGTATGGGCGGCGGCACGGGAACGGGTGCCGCGCCGGTCATCGCGGAGATCGCGCGCGAGATGGGCGCGCTGACGATCGGCATCGTGACGAAGCCGTTCCTGTTCGAGGGACGTAAGCGCATGCAGCAGGCGGAGATGGGTCTCGCCGAGCTGAAGCGCTCGGCCGACACGGTCATTGTCGTGCCGAACGAGCGCCTGCTTTCGGTCGTCGGGAAGGGAACATCTTTCCGGGATGCGCTAAAAAAGGCGGACGAGGTGTTGCTGCATGCGACCCAGGGAATCAGCGACCTGATCCATGTGACGGGCGAGATAAACGTTGATTTCGCGGACGTTAGGACGGTGATGCAGAGTCGCGGACCCGCAATCATGGGAACGGGTTACGGCTGTGGCGAGAACCGTGCAATGGAAGCCGCGCAGGAAGCGATATCGAGCCCGCTGCTCGACAACGTGACGATCCAGGGCGCCATGGGCGTGCTGATCAATATCACGGGCGGGATGGATCTCGCTATTGACGAGGTGACCACCATCTCCTCCATTATAAAGGAGGCAGCCGGCGACGATGCGGAGATCATCTTCGGTGCGGTGCACGATCCGACACTCGAGAACGGCGTGCGTGTGACGGTGATCGCGACGGGGCTGGAGAAGCAGGAAGCGCCCCCGCGCGATAACGTGATCCGGCCGCATTTCGGCATGCGTACGTCGCAGGCGCCGGCCGCCGGGGCGGCACCGGCACTGGCGGGCGTGGGAGCGGGCCAGGATGCTGGTTACGGCGCCCGGCAGCATGCGGGGGCGGCGACAATGGCTGCACCGCGCACGGCGGACTACGCGGAGGCACTGCCGTTCGCGAGGCCGCCGCAGAGCCCGATCGGCCGGCAGCAGTTGACGGATCTCGACATTCCGACGTTCATCCGTCGCCAGATGGACTGA
- the ftsA gene encoding cell division protein FtsA, translated as MRPNLVAGLDIGSTKTCAVVAEVVSEPKGRRLKILGIGQARTVGMRREVITDIEGTTESVRTAMKEAELMAGVTVERVFTGVAGEYIHARTSHGVVAVSGDEISGADVKRVQEVARAVVVPADREVLHVLSQEYIVDHQRGIRDPIGMAGTRLEAEVYIITSSITATQNLRKAVSRAGYRIERTIHEPLATARAAVTDDEKDVGVALVDLGGSTTELAIFRDGKMRHLCSIPWGGGTVTNDLAKGLSITYAHAEVAKEKHGVAYAQLVDPRETVELPGPGPGTTREVARELIAHIIEQRLDEILSLVGREIENAGEMGKLGAGAVLTGGGAGLEGAVEVAQHAFGMPVRVGIPGEGLTGLSDSVRRPQFATATGLALFAADQLSESAFGARLSQGAAGRVVAWLREFF; from the coding sequence ATGCGGCCCAATCTGGTAGCGGGATTGGATATCGGGTCGACGAAGACCTGCGCCGTGGTCGCGGAGGTCGTGTCTGAGCCGAAGGGACGTCGACTGAAGATTCTCGGAATCGGTCAGGCACGCACGGTGGGGATGCGTCGCGAGGTGATCACGGACATCGAGGGCACCACCGAGTCCGTTCGCACTGCCATGAAGGAAGCCGAGCTGATGGCAGGTGTGACCGTGGAACGCGTCTTCACGGGCGTGGCGGGCGAGTACATCCATGCGCGCACGTCGCACGGTGTCGTCGCGGTGAGCGGTGATGAGATCAGTGGCGCGGATGTAAAGCGCGTGCAGGAAGTCGCGCGTGCGGTCGTGGTTCCGGCAGACCGCGAGGTCCTGCACGTGCTGTCGCAGGAGTACATCGTCGACCACCAGCGTGGCATCCGCGACCCCATCGGCATGGCCGGCACACGGCTCGAAGCGGAAGTCTACATCATCACCAGCTCCATCACCGCGACGCAGAACCTGCGCAAGGCGGTGAGCCGGGCCGGCTATCGCATCGAGCGCACGATCCACGAACCGCTCGCCACGGCACGCGCCGCCGTCACGGACGACGAGAAGGATGTCGGTGTCGCGCTCGTCGACCTCGGTGGCTCCACGACGGAGCTTGCGATCTTCCGTGATGGCAAGATGCGTCACCTGTGCTCGATCCCGTGGGGCGGCGGCACGGTCACCAACGATCTGGCGAAGGGGCTCAGCATCACGTACGCGCACGCCGAGGTCGCCAAGGAGAAGCATGGCGTCGCGTATGCGCAGCTGGTCGATCCGCGGGAGACCGTCGAGCTGCCCGGTCCCGGACCGGGAACTACGCGCGAGGTCGCACGCGAACTGATCGCTCACATCATCGAGCAGCGACTCGACGAGATCCTGAGTCTTGTGGGCCGCGAGATCGAGAATGCCGGAGAGATGGGCAAGCTTGGAGCCGGCGCCGTGCTGACGGGCGGTGGCGCGGGCCTCGAGGGCGCAGTCGAGGTGGCACAGCATGCGTTCGGTATGCCTGTCCGCGTCGGCATACCCGGCGAGGGTCTGACCGGCCTGTCGGATTCGGTGCGCAGGCCGCAGTTCGCGACCGCGACCGGCCTCGCGCTGTTCGCCGCTGACCAGCTGAGCGAGAGCGCATTCGGCGCCCGGCTGAGCCAGGGTGCTGCCGGCCGCGTAGTCGCCTGGCTCAGGGAATTCTTTTGA
- a CDS encoding vWA domain-containing protein, producing the protein MSGLQWVLWLGLSAVVIAGSVWHYRRRETPGRGRMLLAVLRALAIALALLLLFDPELPARDAAAVQGTQVLLDASLSMQLADADGRTRWRSAVAAAGSRAGNRPVLLFGDRARPLAPAALPDTVPGDVRTLLLPGLQAAAEAGVRDVVVFTDGGIEDADAVARWAPRLGLGVELVHVGDDVSNAALVEANAPQWVDVGQPLPLEFAMTGDATDSVGVVVRRNGRVIGRTRVAAPAAGRLAAGSMELRLEPADAEDGWVRLEVALETTDAVPDDDQRTVYVQVGAEPAGIALVSFRPDWEPRFLAPLLERSLGLPLRAWLRGTTGQYVRLAAGMEAGSQTSEADVRRAVERGQLVVLHGLGIDAPAWAHEAARTAAHVLIFPADDVSTLDLPAAVGAEMQGDFFPRADVPASPVAGLLADLEIASARPLTALRPVDAPAGAWAPLMATRGRQGAVLPLAVAGETQGRRWAVAAASGYWQWAFRGGAERQLYARFWSALAGWLAQTGDVASMPPVRPAQMVLPRGADVAWVTASATIDSIQVVLTDESGSVAYDTLVAAVRGDTAYTTGPAPGHYSYRARAFSGDNVISGAGVLTVERYSPEFARGRIDGGRLESGAETVRGEDTARRGTPLHATGYPYVLIVLLLAAEWILRRRWGLR; encoded by the coding sequence ATGAGCGGATTGCAGTGGGTGCTCTGGCTCGGTCTGAGCGCCGTGGTCATCGCAGGGAGTGTGTGGCACTATCGCCGGCGGGAGACGCCGGGACGGGGCCGCATGCTGCTGGCCGTGCTGCGCGCTTTGGCGATCGCTCTCGCGCTGCTGCTGCTGTTCGATCCGGAGCTGCCAGCGCGCGATGCCGCCGCCGTGCAGGGCACCCAGGTCCTGCTCGATGCCTCCCTCAGCATGCAGCTCGCCGACGCGGATGGACGCACACGGTGGCGGAGCGCTGTGGCGGCGGCTGGCTCGCGCGCGGGCAACCGACCCGTTCTCCTCTTTGGTGACCGGGCGCGGCCGCTGGCGCCGGCCGCGCTTCCCGATACGGTCCCCGGGGACGTACGCACGCTCCTGCTTCCGGGGCTGCAGGCGGCGGCTGAAGCCGGCGTGCGCGATGTCGTGGTATTCACTGATGGCGGTATCGAAGATGCCGATGCAGTGGCGCGCTGGGCCCCGCGGCTGGGTCTGGGTGTCGAGCTCGTGCACGTCGGCGATGACGTCTCCAATGCGGCGCTCGTCGAGGCGAACGCGCCGCAGTGGGTGGACGTGGGACAGCCCCTGCCGCTCGAGTTCGCGATGACCGGGGACGCGACGGATTCCGTCGGAGTGGTCGTGCGGCGGAACGGCCGCGTGATCGGGCGGACCCGAGTCGCGGCACCGGCGGCAGGCCGGCTCGCCGCCGGGAGCATGGAGCTGAGACTCGAGCCGGCCGACGCGGAGGACGGCTGGGTCCGCCTCGAGGTGGCGCTCGAAACAACCGACGCGGTCCCCGACGATGATCAGCGGACGGTTTACGTTCAGGTGGGCGCGGAGCCCGCGGGTATAGCTCTCGTGTCGTTCCGCCCCGACTGGGAGCCGCGTTTCCTCGCTCCACTGCTGGAGCGCAGCCTGGGTCTCCCCCTGCGCGCCTGGCTGCGCGGCACGACCGGACAGTACGTCCGCCTCGCCGCCGGCATGGAGGCCGGCAGCCAGACCAGCGAGGCCGATGTGCGCCGGGCGGTCGAGCGCGGCCAGCTCGTGGTCCTGCACGGTCTCGGCATCGACGCGCCCGCCTGGGCGCATGAGGCCGCTCGCACGGCGGCCCACGTGCTGATCTTCCCCGCCGACGACGTATCGACTCTCGACCTCCCGGCCGCGGTGGGGGCGGAGATGCAGGGCGACTTCTTCCCTCGGGCCGATGTGCCTGCGTCGCCTGTGGCCGGGCTGCTCGCGGACCTGGAGATCGCGAGCGCGCGGCCGCTGACGGCGCTGCGCCCGGTCGATGCACCAGCGGGTGCCTGGGCGCCGCTGATGGCCACACGCGGCCGCCAGGGCGCCGTACTGCCACTTGCTGTGGCCGGCGAGACACAGGGCCGGCGCTGGGCCGTCGCGGCCGCCTCCGGGTACTGGCAGTGGGCCTTCCGGGGCGGGGCCGAGCGGCAGCTCTACGCGCGCTTCTGGAGTGCGCTGGCCGGATGGCTCGCACAGACGGGCGATGTCGCGTCCATGCCCCCGGTCAGGCCGGCGCAGATGGTCTTGCCGCGCGGCGCCGACGTGGCGTGGGTCACCGCGTCCGCGACTATCGATTCGATCCAGGTAGTGCTGACCGATGAATCCGGATCAGTCGCATACGACACGCTTGTTGCCGCGGTGCGCGGCGATACCGCCTACACGACTGGACCTGCGCCCGGCCATTACAGCTATCGCGCCCGCGCGTTCAGTGGTGATAACGTCATCTCCGGTGCCGGTGTACTGACAGTCGAACGATATTCGCCGGAGTTCGCACGCGGGCGCATTGACGGCGGACGGCTGGAGTCCGGCGCGGAGACGGTGCGTGGCGAGGATACGGCGAGACGCGGTACCCCGCTGCACGCGACGGGGTATCCGTACGTACTGATCGTGCTGCTGCTGGCGGCCGAGTGGATCCTGCGCCGGCGGTGGGGGTTGAGATGA